In Numidum massiliense, a single genomic region encodes these proteins:
- the ffh gene encoding signal recognition particle protein, whose protein sequence is MAFEGLAARLEATFKKLRGKGKVSEADVKEAMREVRLALLEADVNFKVVRDFVNKVRERAVGQEVMKSLTPGQQVIKVVNEELTALMGGTQAKLNTAKRPPTVVMMVGLQGAGKTTTTGKLARLLQKQNHRPMLVACDIYRPAAIKQLQVLGEQLDVPVYSEGDKVSPVKIAEAAVAEAKANHYDYVLIDTAGRLHIDEALMHELTAIKETVSPDEILLVVDAMTGQDAVNVAENFHQQLELTGVALTKLDGDTRGGAALSVKAVTGCPIKFAGMGEKIDALEPFHPDRMASRILGMGDVLTLIEKAQANIDAERAAELEQKIRKQQFTFDDFLEQLDQVRNMGPLDQVLGMMPGMNKVKGLKNMQVDEKQLSHVEAIVRSMTPAEKQNPEIINASRRRRIAEGSGTKVQDVNRLIKQFGDMNKLMKQFTNMSKGGKKRRKGFNFPFMQ, encoded by the coding sequence ATGGCATTTGAAGGTTTAGCCGCCCGGTTGGAAGCGACATTTAAAAAACTGAGAGGCAAGGGAAAAGTTTCCGAAGCTGACGTTAAAGAAGCGATGCGCGAAGTGCGGCTGGCGCTGTTAGAAGCAGACGTTAACTTTAAAGTGGTGCGCGACTTCGTCAACAAAGTGCGCGAGCGGGCGGTCGGACAAGAAGTAATGAAAAGCCTCACTCCCGGACAACAAGTGATCAAAGTCGTCAACGAAGAGTTGACGGCGCTCATGGGTGGCACCCAGGCGAAGCTGAACACGGCGAAGCGGCCGCCGACAGTCGTTATGATGGTCGGATTACAAGGGGCGGGGAAAACGACAACGACGGGGAAACTAGCCCGCCTGTTGCAAAAGCAAAACCACCGTCCGATGCTCGTCGCCTGTGACATTTACCGGCCGGCGGCGATTAAACAGCTACAGGTGCTTGGCGAACAGCTAGACGTACCCGTTTACTCAGAAGGGGATAAAGTGAGCCCGGTGAAAATCGCCGAAGCAGCTGTCGCTGAGGCGAAAGCGAACCATTACGACTACGTACTCATCGACACGGCCGGACGGCTGCACATCGACGAGGCGCTCATGCATGAGTTGACGGCGATTAAAGAGACGGTCTCCCCTGACGAAATTTTGCTCGTCGTCGACGCGATGACCGGGCAAGACGCGGTAAACGTCGCAGAAAACTTCCACCAGCAGCTCGAATTGACTGGGGTTGCGCTGACGAAGCTAGACGGCGACACGCGCGGCGGTGCCGCGTTGTCCGTTAAAGCGGTGACCGGGTGCCCGATTAAGTTTGCCGGGATGGGTGAAAAAATCGATGCGCTCGAACCGTTTCACCCTGATCGCATGGCGAGTCGCATTCTCGGTATGGGTGACGTGCTCACGTTGATCGAGAAGGCGCAGGCGAACATTGACGCCGAGCGCGCGGCAGAACTGGAACAAAAAATCCGCAAACAGCAGTTTACGTTCGACGACTTTTTGGAACAGTTGGACCAAGTGCGCAATATGGGGCCGCTCGACCAAGTGTTAGGAATGATGCCCGGGATGAACAAAGTAAAAGGGCTCAAAAACATGCAAGTCGACGAAAAACAGCTGTCCCATGTCGAAGCGATCGTCCGTTCGATGACGCCGGCGGAAAAACAAAACCCAGAAATTATTAATGCCAGCCGGCGGCGCCGCATTGCCGAAGGCAGTGGTACGAAAGTACAAGACGTCAACCGCTTAATCAAACAGTTCGGCGACATGAACAAACTGATGAAACAGTTTACGAACATGTCGAAAGGCGGCAAAAAGCGCCGCAAAGGCTTTAATTTTCCGTTTATGCAATAA
- a CDS encoding putative DNA-binding protein: MIQLLDKTTTFNLLYDFYRPLLNEKQQTFMALYYAEDWSLGEIAEHYGISRQAVHDHIKRTEKTLSHMEDALRLVEKHTARKQLIKQVERAIADRPDVAKRVRPLLDQLLAVD; the protein is encoded by the coding sequence ATGATCCAACTGCTGGACAAAACGACTACCTTCAATTTACTGTACGATTTTTATCGTCCGCTGTTAAATGAGAAACAACAGACGTTTATGGCGTTATATTATGCGGAAGATTGGTCGCTCGGCGAAATCGCCGAACATTACGGCATTAGTCGCCAAGCGGTGCACGATCATATAAAGCGAACGGAAAAGACGCTCTCACATATGGAAGACGCCTTGCGGTTGGTCGAAAAGCATACAGCGCGCAAACAGCTGATCAAACAGGTGGAACGGGCGATTGCCGATCGCCCCGACGTGGCAAAGCGCGTCCGGCCGTTGCTCGACCAACTGTTAGCCGTCGATTAA
- the ftsY gene encoding signal recognition particle-docking protein FtsY: protein MNFFQKLKQSVSKKTAEVTTKFQRGLAKTSKSLMGKMEELILRRKRIDEEFYEELEEILIEADVGVATVMDLVDDLRAAVKEQKIEDPADLRPLFSEKLVSLLNETSGDPELAWNSDGLTVYLFVGVNGVGKTTTIGKLAHKLKSDGKRVLLAAGDTFRAGAIEQLEVWGERVGVDVVRHQSGADPAAVAFDAIQAAKSRGIDVLLVDTAGRLQNKVNLMQELNKVFRVIAREVPDAPHEVLLVLDATTGQNALTQAKTFQEAAGVTGIVLTKLDGTAKGGIVVAIKNELDIPVKFVGLGEQMSDLQAFDAEEFVYALFEPLLDAKPDK, encoded by the coding sequence ATGAACTTTTTTCAAAAATTGAAGCAAAGCGTGTCCAAAAAAACGGCAGAAGTCACTACGAAATTTCAGCGGGGATTAGCGAAAACGAGTAAAAGTTTAATGGGCAAAATGGAAGAGCTCATCTTACGGCGCAAACGGATCGACGAGGAATTTTACGAAGAGTTAGAAGAGATCCTCATCGAAGCCGACGTCGGCGTCGCGACAGTGATGGATCTCGTCGACGACTTGCGCGCCGCCGTGAAAGAGCAGAAAATCGAGGATCCGGCGGACTTGCGCCCGCTCTTCTCGGAAAAACTCGTCAGCTTGTTGAATGAAACGAGCGGCGATCCGGAGCTTGCGTGGAACAGTGACGGCTTAACGGTCTATTTGTTCGTCGGCGTCAACGGCGTCGGTAAAACGACGACGATCGGCAAACTGGCGCACAAGCTGAAGTCAGATGGAAAGCGCGTGCTCCTTGCGGCGGGCGATACGTTTCGCGCCGGGGCGATCGAACAGTTAGAAGTGTGGGGAGAGCGCGTCGGCGTCGACGTCGTTCGCCACCAGAGCGGCGCCGATCCCGCGGCAGTCGCTTTCGACGCGATTCAAGCAGCGAAATCGCGTGGTATCGATGTGCTGCTCGTCGATACGGCTGGCCGGTTGCAAAATAAAGTGAACCTTATGCAAGAGCTGAATAAAGTGTTCCGCGTCATCGCGCGCGAAGTGCCGGACGCGCCGCACGAAGTGTTACTCGTGTTAGATGCGACGACCGGCCAAAACGCGCTGACGCAAGCGAAAACGTTCCAAGAAGCGGCTGGCGTCACCGGAATCGTGTTGACAAAATTGGACGGGACGGCGAAGGGCGGCATCGTCGTCGCTATTAAAAACGAACTAGACATTCCGGTGAAATTTGTCGGGCTCGGCGAACAAATGAGCGATTTGCAAGCGTTCGATGCGGAAGAGTTCGTGTACGCGCTATTCGAACCGCTACTGGACGCCAAACCCGACAAGTAA